The DNA segment CCTCGTCCCGGCCGCACCTCGCGGCAGGAGAAACGAGATGGGATCCCGCTTCGCGCTCCGGTTGGCGCTCGCGCTTCTCGCGCTCGGCGCCACCAGCTGCACCCAGGAGAGCCAGAACCGGCTCGGCCGCTCGGTCCTCAATTGGACCGGCGACAACGGCGTCCTCGACTTCTACGCCGGCGAGAAGCTGGTCATGCGCTTCATCAAGATCGACAAGCTCACCACCAGCATGGGCACCTCGCACGGCAACGACCTGCCGCGCCCGTACCGCTACGGCTGGGGCGTCCTCGACGAGAACCAGAACTACGTGGCCGACCCGGGCGAGAAGAAGCTCTACTTCGAGGTGAGCGACTTCGCCTCGAACTACATCTTCTACGAGAACCCGCACTGAGTGGGCCCGGCCGAGCGAAGCTCGGCCACGAGCCGCTCGAGCACACCCACAGCCACCGCCACGACGACGGCCACCACGGGCACTCCCACCCCGGCGAGCTGGCCTCGCTCCGGCACACCCACGCGCACCGCCACGCGCGGCTGGAGCACAGCCACCCGCACTGGCCGGACGTGCACCACCGGCACGAGCACGGCCGAACGCCGAGACCCGCGCGCTACGAAACCGCCCCCAGGTAGTCCATCTTGCCGAGCTCGACGCCGCCCTGACGCAGCAATGCGTAGGTCATCGTCGCGTGGAAGAAGAAGTTCGGCAGGGAGAAGCCCCCCAGCATCGCCTCTCCGCTGAGCTTGATCGTGCGGCCCGGGCCGAGCGGGAGCTCGATCTCGCGCGACTCCGCACCGTCGAGCTTCGCCGCCGGCACCGACTGGAGGTAGTCGATCGCCTTGCGGATGCGCGCGCGCAGCTCGGCGAAGCTCTTCTCGTCGTCGGGCCATTTCGGCGCCTCGACTCCGGCGAGCCGCGCGACGCAGAGCTTCGCAGTGTCGCTCGCGATCTGGATCTGGCGCGTGAACGGAAGCATGTCGGGCGTGAGCCGCCAGGTCAGGAAGCTGGCGGCGTCGAACTTCTTCGCGGCGGCGTGCGCCTCGGCCTTGTCGAGCCAGGCGAGCATGTTCTGCAGCGTGCGCGTGAAGACCTGGCTGCTGGCGGCGTGCATCGAGAGCGGCATCGGGTTCCTCCGAGGTGGCGTTCGGACCACCCCGACTCGCGCGGGATGTGTTAGTACGGTGCCGCCCAACGAAGGGGGGTTCCGATGCTCGCCAGGCTGCTGCCCCGAAAGTCCGAGTTCTTCGTGCTGTTCTCGCGCCA comes from the Candidatus Sulfotelmatobacter sp. genome and includes:
- a CDS encoding DUF1993 domain-containing protein; amino-acid sequence: MPLSMHAASSQVFTRTLQNMLAWLDKAEAHAAAKKFDAASFLTWRLTPDMLPFTRQIQIASDTAKLCVARLAGVEAPKWPDDEKSFAELRARIRKAIDYLQSVPAAKLDGAESREIELPLGPGRTIKLSGEAMLGGFSLPNFFFHATMTYALLRQGGVELGKMDYLGAVS